The Candidatus Binatia bacterium sequence GCCAACAGGGGCGCCCTTGCAGCCTATACGAATGATCGTATAATCGAGCGATATGAAGGCGGTGCGTTTTGTCGGCACGGCTCGCGACGACTTGGCAGCGTTCCCGGAGTCAGCACGTCGACGCGCCGGGTACGAGTTGTTCATGGTACAAGTGGGGCGCGAGCCCGCAGATTTCAAGCCGGTACCCGGAGTGGGGCCGGGTGTCTACGAGATTCGCGTGCGGGACGAAGCGGGCGCATTCCGCGTGATCTACGTGGCCAAATTCGAGACCGCGGTCTACGTAC is a genomic window containing:
- a CDS encoding type II toxin-antitoxin system RelE/ParE family toxin codes for the protein MKAVRFVGTARDDLAAFPESARRRAGYELFMVQVGREPADFKPVPGVGPGVYEIRVRDEAGAFRVIYVAKFETAVYVLHAFQKKTRKTPRVDVELAARRYRMIGEDS